The following proteins are encoded in a genomic region of Fusarium keratoplasticum isolate Fu6.1 chromosome 9, whole genome shotgun sequence:
- a CDS encoding SMI1-KNR4 domain-containing protein has translation MANSIGATIRGFWHTMTSYDRHSTYDSPYRTGRHVPLQNGRNGIMTGVATASDSRADITSPYSDDTGRASPLPPDGRSPSNTPYSPGLRSLGARNASQSDGFEVQSPGDVQMQNFSDGLPPAPPVAHSWRRIDAWADENYPELYDQLCEGATNNDLNDLEHQLDCSLPQDVRDSLMIHDGQERGGNPTGIIFSHMLLDCEEIVQEWDNWRTVNHQYLLETSVAKPATPSKAFGGSNEASSSRQGAAAGNNPGVWRQDLISRQDSVPPNSVQKAYAHAGWIPLVRDWGGNNLAVDVAPGPGGQWGQIILFGRDYDTKYVVARSWAAFLAVVADDLNSGKWYVDEETNELKLREFKEARVEPSYFSILRWRMDQKYGRRAPSKRRSMGPKPNSPLGSRSSSPYASGGENGEGRGRSMQLLSGSSPLASPMRPGYGKATPLSRVTEETVIPELASANIEPEKLVEVETPRQSGEGKAPKVSTNLPRVESDLLKIEEEPSPKVNGKKPEVAEDSMKTIEI, from the exons atggccaactc CATCGGTGCCACCATCCGTGGTTTCTGGCATACCATGACCAGCTATGACAGAC ATTCCACATACGATTCCCCCTACCGAACCGGTCGCCATGTCCCCCTCCAGAACGGGAGGAATGGCATCATGACTGGCGTGGCCACCGCCTCCGATTCCCGAGCCGACATCACATCACCCTACTCCGACGATACCGGTCGAGCATCGCCCTTGCCGCCTGATGGCCGTTCGCCCTCGAATACCCCTTATTCCCCTGGCCTGCGCTCTCTCGGCGCGCGCAATGCAAGCCAAAGCGACGGCTTCGAGGTCCAGAGCCCAGGCGATGTTCAGATGCAGAACTTTTCCGACGGTCTCCCTCCCGCTCCCCCAGTTGCTCACTCCTGGAGGCGGATAGATGCTTGGGCTGATGAGAACTACCCCGAACTTTACGATCAGCTTTGTGAAGGCGCCACCAATAACGATTTGAATGATTTGGAGCACCAGCTCGACTGTTCACTCCCCCAGGACGTCCGAGATTCTCTCATGATTCACGATGGCCAAGAACGAGGAGGAAACCCAACAGGAATCATTTTTAGTCACATGCTGCTTGATTGCGAGGAAATTGTGCAGGAGTGGGATAACTGGAGGACTGTCAACCACCAATACTTGCTCGAGACATCAGTCGCTAAACCCGCCACTCCGTCAAAGGCTTTTGGTGGAAGCAATGAGGCGTCATCTTCGAGGCAAGGCGCTGCCGCTGGCAACAACCCTGGCGTGTGGCGACAAGACCTTATCTCTCGCCAGGACTCGGTTCCTCCCAACAGCGTCCAGAAGGCATATGCCCATGCCGGCTGGATTCCCCTGGTGCGTGACTGGGGCGGCAACAACCTGGCTGTCGATGTTGCGCCCGGTCCTGGTGGTCAGTGGGGTCAGATTATCCTCTTTGGCCGCGATTACGACACCAAGTACGTGGTAGCCCGCTCATGGGCTGCATTCCTGGCTGTTGTTGCAGACGATCTCAACAGCGGCAAGTGGTATGTGGACGAGGAGACAAACGAGCTCAAGCTGCGAGAGTTTAAGGAGGCACGAGTTGAGCCTTCGTATTTCAGCATTCTGCGGTGGAGAATGGACCAGAAGTATGGACGACGGGCCCCTTCGAAGCGAAGGTCGATGGGACCCAAGCCAAACTCCCCGCTTGGCTCCCGCTCCTCTTCGCCGTACGCCAGCGGTGGAGAGAATGGCGAGGGTCGTGGCAGGTCTATGCAGCTCCTCAGCGGATCGTCTCCCCTGGCAAGTCCGATGCGACCTGGTTATGGAAAGGCAACTCCCTTGAGTAGAGTCACGGAGGAGACAGTAATTCCCGAGCTCGCCAGCGCAAACATCGAGCCCgagaagctcgtcgaggtcgagacgCCAAGGCAAAGCGGCGAAGGCAAGGCACCCAAAGTCAGTACCAATCTGCCCCGGGTAGAATCGGACCTCCTCAAGATTGAGGAAGAGCCATCGCCCAAGGTGAACggcaagaagcccgaggtAGCGGAGGATTCGATGAAGACGATCGAGATCTAA